The Weissella confusa DNA window ATAGTCGTTTTGCTTAGACGTCAGCAATGGTTGATAGAAATCAAACAAGGCATTCAAGCGCGTGTTTTTTTCTAGCTCCATTACTTCTCATCCTCCAACAAACTACCAAACAAACTCTTTGCAAAGTCATCGGCGTCGAATGGTTGCAAGTCACCAACTTGTTCACCAAGTCCAACCCACTTAACTGGCAAGTGCAATTCGTTTCGAATTGGCAAGATAATACCACCCTTGGCAGTACCATCCAACTTAGTCAAAACAATTCCCGTCACGTCAGTTGAATCCTTGAACAAGCGTGCTTGTTGCAAAGCGTTTTGACCCGTCGTGGCATCCAAAGCCAACAAGACTTCTTGTGGCTCGTTTGGCAACTCACGCGTGATAATACGCTTCATCTTTGCCAACTCTTGCATCAAGTTCACGTTATTTTGCAAACGACCAGCCGTGTCGACAAATAGCACATCGGCATTCGTTTCAATGGCCGTCTTCACACCATCGTACACAACTGAAGCCGGATCAGCATTCGGCTCACCAGCGACAACCGGAATGTCGTTACGCTCACCCCAGGCTTGCAATTGTTGTGTTGCTCCCGCACGGAACGTATCCGCTGCTGCCAACAACACCTTCTTGCCTTCAGCCTTGTAGCGAGCTGACATCTTACCAATCGTCGTCGTCTTACCAACACCGTTAACACCAACGAACAAAATAACCGTTGGACCTTCAGGTGCAAAGTGCATTGATGCATCTTCATTAACACCTTGTGAACGATAATGCTCGACCAACTTATCCACGATAACACGTGAGATATCAGCCTTGCTCTTAGCGTTCTTCAACTTAACTTCATCGCGCAACTCATCGGTCAATTGCAATGCCGTCGCGGCACCGACGTCAGCGCCAATCAACGTTTCTTCCAAATCTTCGAAGAAATCCTCGTCGACTGAACGGAAGTTGGCCATAAAGGCATTCCAACGCTCTGACCAAGTCTTACGCGTCTTCGTCAATCCTTCGTCCAAGTTCGTTTCAGAAGTTACCTCGGCAACTGGTGCTTCAGATTCAGCGACAACTTCTGCTTCCGGTTCTACAACCGGTTCAACTGTTTCCGTTTCAGCTTCTGGTTCAGCCACAACGGGTGCGACCTCCTCATGCGTCGGCATCACAATCTCAACTGCTTGACCAGCAGTTGGTTGCAACACTTCCGCCGCTAGTGATGTTGGTTCAGCTGGTGCTTCCCCATTTTCCCATGTGTTTGGGTACAACACTTCAACTTTGACAGTTGGGGTTTCAGGCTTTTTCTTAAAAAAATCAAACAATCCCATTGTTCATTTCCCCATTAATTTTCTGCTAGCGTATTGTCTAGCTCTTGCAAGTTAACCGATACCATCGTTGAGACACCTGGCTCTTGCATAGTAACACCGTAAAGTACGTCTGCGTTCGTCATCGTACCCTTACGGTGAGTAATCACGATAAATTGGGTACGATCATTAACTTCATGCAAATAACGTGCAAAACGGTCAACGTTGGCTTCATCAAGCGCTGCTTCTGTTTCATCCAAAACCGCAAACGGCACAGGACGAACTTCAAGAATTGCAAACAGCAAACTAATCGCTGTTAGCGCCTTCTCACCACCAGACAAAAGACTCATTTGCTGGAATTTCTTACCAGGTGGCTGAGCCTTAATATCAACCCCTGTTGTCAACAGGTGTTCTGGGTCAGTGAGTTCGAGCTTGGCTTGACCGCCACCAAACATCTTCACAAAGATTTCTGAGAAGTGCGCTGCAATCGCATCAAACGTTTCCTTGAAGCGCGTTTCAACTTCTTCATCCATCTCTGACATTGTTTGACGGAGATTGTCTTGTGCGTCAATCAAATCAGTTTGTTGTTGCGTCAAGAAGTCATAACGCTCCTTAACCTCAGCATACTCTTCGATAGCGTTTAAGTTAACGTTTCCGATTTCAGCCAAGCCTTGCTTCAACAGCTTCAATTGTGTACGAATACTGTCAATTGGCATGTCAGACATCTCAGCCTTGGCAAACTCAAATGAAGTGTCATACGTTTCTTCCAACGTGCGCTCACCATTTTGAATTGCGGCACGCAACTCTCCTTGACGGCCACTCAACTTGCTTAGCGTTGACATGGCATCCGTCTGCGCTTCTTGCGCTTGGACAAGCATCCCCTCCGCAACGTTAATGCGGTCATTCAAGTCAGCCAATCGCTCCGTCAACTCAGCCAACAAATTAGTGGTTGCGTCTTTATCAGCATTGGCCGTCGCCAATTCAGATGACAAACGTTGTTGTACGTCACTTTGATCAGACGTCAAATCGGTCATTTGTTGTTGATAGTTGTTCAAACGAGCTTGTTCAGCTTCAATTTGTTCAACGATATCTTCGTGACGTACTTGCGCAGCTTGCACGTTGGCTTGAGCCGTTGCCAATTCAGCGCGCAATTCCGTCAACTCTGTATCAGCATCTGAAATGCGAGCTAACAATTCCGTACGCTCATCAGTCAATTCAGTTAATTGTGCTTGCAACTTAGCTTGCTTAGCCGTCAAATTAGTGACTTCAGAAGCATTCTCTGCAACCATTGTTTCATGATCAGCTGTGCCTGAGCTTGAGACATTAAATTCATAACTTAATGCCGTCTTCTCTTTTTGCACTTGTGCCAAACGTTCTTCAGCAACTTGCAACTTGGCCGTTGCTTGTTGTGCACGTTCGTTAGCCGCTAGCACCTTAGCTTGTTGTTCATTAAATGACGCCGTCACGTTTTGCAACTCAGCATCAATTTCACGAACCTGGCGTTCCAAAACAGCCGTTTCATCATGTAACGTCGCAACTTGCGCCGTCAATGTTTCCACTTCGTTCTGCTGTGAAAGCAACCCGTTCCCTTGGTTACGATTTGCCCCACCAGTCATTGATCCACCGGCATTCATTACTTGACCATCAAGGGTTACAATGCGAACCCGTTGTTGCAATGCGCGGGCCATTGGTACCGCCTCATCCATCGAATTGGCAATCACCGTCGTGCCCAACAAGTTTTTCACAACCGTGTTGTAAGTGACATCCGTCTTCACCAAGTCAGCCGCAATGCCGATAAACCCAGGTTGGTTTTGGGCAGTCTCAATTTGTCCCTGTTGCAATTCACGTGAACGAATCGTTGACAGTGGCAAGAACGTGACACGTCCTAAACGGTGTTCCGTCAAGTAGCGAATGGCTTGCTTACCAACTTGTTCATCAGTCACGACCACGTTTTGCAACGCACCACCAAGAGCCGTTTCAATCGCCGTTTGGTGAGGTGCTTCAACTGAAATCAATTCAGCCAAAACCCCATGAATGCCTTGGAAATTATCCTTGGCCTTCATCAAGTTACGCACACCTTGGAAATAGCCATCATAGTTTTCTGACAAGCGACTCAACGATTGCAAACGCGTTGACAATCGTTGATCCTCTTCCATCTTGCTAAACCATTCTTGGCGTTGGGCCTGACTTTTCGCTTCAAGCTCCTTACCAGCGGTTTGCAAACGGACAAACTCAGCTTGGGCATCTGCCAAAACGGTCGTCGCCTCATCAACCTCAGCTTGCGCAGTTTTCACATTCGCCGTTGCTGTAGCAATTTGCTCGTCCAACAACGTGCTACGTTGTTGTAAACGGGCAGACTCAGCATCATTTCGTTCATGTTCTTGCGCCAAATATGACTGTTGATTCTTAGCCGTCGTCAATGCTTGCATCGCATCAACTAAGTTTGCACGAACTTGTTCGATTTCCTCGCTAACCGCCGCTTCTTGTTGACGTGGATGTGAGGCCGTCAATTCAGTAATCTGCAAACGCAATTCGTCTGCAGATTCTTTTTGACTAGCCACCTTCTTTTGACGCGTTGCTTCCGTCACCTTCAAATCAGCCAGACGTGATTCAACCTGCGCAATTTGCGCCTTTAATTCACGCGTCGCATTTGAACGATTTGCTGAACGCTCTGCTTGCAACTTTTGCTCACCGCTCAATTGCTCAACAGCAGTCGTCAACGCCAACAACTTGTCTTGTGCTTCTTGACGAGCTGTTTCTGCTTGGGTTCGCTCATCCTTCATCGCCGTCAAAGAGTCCGTCTGTTGCTTCACAACTTTTGCTTGTTCATCACTAGCTTGCTCAGCACCAGCCAACTCACGGGCGATTTCAGTTTGCTCATTGTACCAATCAGTCAATTCCAAAACCAAACGTGATTGGTCAAGCTTGTCAAATTGCTTCTTGGTTTCAAGATAATCTTGTGCCTTCGCTGACTGCTCAGCCAACGGCTCAACACGTCCTTCCAATTCATACAAAATATCTTGGACACGGTTCAAGTTTTCTTGGACACCCGTCAATTCTTTCTCGGCTTTGTCCTTGTTTTGCTTGTACTTATAAACACCTGCGACATCTTCGATAATCGTTCGTCGATCTTCAGGCTTAGCACTAAAAATGCTTTCCACACGGCCCTGCGAAATGATTGAGAAACTTTCGCGTCCCAATCCAGAATCCATAAACAACTCATGGATATCCTTCAAGCGTACCGTCGTACCGTTAATTTGGTAACGTGAATCACCATTACGGTACAGCGTACGGGTAATTCGAATTTCAGAATACTCTGAATTCAAATAATGGTCTGTGTTGTCGAACGTAATCGACACTTCCGCACGGTTAAGTGGCGCGCGTTGTGCCGTTCCACCAAAGATGACGTCCGACATTTTGTCACCACGCAATCCTTTGGCAGATTGTTCACCCATAACCCAGCGAATCGATTCGATGATGTTTGATTTACCAGAACCATTCGGTCCAACAACCCCTGTGATTCCTGGCATAAATTCAATCTTGGTACGATCGGCGAATGATTTAAATCCACCAATCTCCAATGTTTTTAATTTCATACCGATTCCCTAGTTCTTCGTCAAAGTTTGATAAGCTGCACGAGCGGCCGCCTTTTCAGCTTCCTTCGTTGACTTTCCCTCTCCAGTCGCCAACGCTTGCTCGTTGACCGATACCTCAACCGTAAAGATTTGTTCATTGTTCTCAACTGGGCGTTCAGATAGCTTCGTGTAAGCAATCTTTACGCTACCATGACGTTGCAAGTGTTCTTGCAACTTAGACTTGTAATCAACGAATTGATCGTAGAATCCTTCATCAATCTTCGTGAACATAATTTCACCCAGGAAGTTCATGACAACCTCTTGCCCCTGGTCCAGGTACAAGGCGCCAATAAAGGCTTCCCACAAATCTTCGAGCAATGAATCACGGTTTCGTGCGCCGGACAATTCTTCACCACGTCCCAGTTGGACATATTGATCAAGATGCAACTCACGTGACAAAGCTGCAAAAGCGCGAGTTTGGACCATAGAAATTCGCAACTCTGTCAATCGACCTTCATCCCAATCTGGATAACGCTTAAACAAGTACACCGCCGTTGATTGTTGCATAACCGCATCCCCAAGGAATTCTAGGCGTTGGTAATCGCGACCAGTGTAATTTGGATGTTCGTTAATATAGTTTGCTTGTGTTAATGCCTCCTCCAATAATGACACGTCATTAAAATGGATATTATGGGCAAGTGCTAATTCTGCTTGAAGTTGTTTAAACATAAGCCGTCCTTTCTAGATATACTACTCAATTATACCAGAGAAACCGTTGGTATAACGACGTTTTTTGTTGTGTCACAAGATTGAAAAAAGGCAAGGAGCACTCAAAGTGTCCTTGCCTTTAGTTTACAAATATTAAACGCGTGCTGCGATGTAATCAACAGTGTCGTTGATCGTAATCAACTTTTCAGCGTCTTCGTCAGAGATTTCTGCACCAAATTCGTCTTCCATCTCCAAAACCAATTCAACAAAGTCGATTGAATCAGCATCAATATCAGTCAAAAAGTTCAATTCACCGGTTACCTTAGCTGGGTCCAACTCAAAGTGGTCCGCAACCAATTCGATAACCTTATCCATGATTTCTTGTCGTTCCATTATTCCGTTTCCTATTCGAATATTTAACGTTATTTAGTGTAACGCTATTCGGCCGAACCGTCTACTTCATTCTCTGGACGAGCAGACAAATCTTCCTTATGGTCAGCAACGAATTGTTGGACCTTACCTACCAAATCAGCTTCCAACATCGTGTGGATTTGCTTCATTGTGTTGGCAACGGCATCAGGACCAGCTGAACCGTGCGTCTTAACAACCGGTGCGTTAACACCGATAACAACGGCACCACCATGTTGTGAGTAGTCCAAACGTGATTGAATACCCTTCAACGCTGGCTTCAACATGGCACCAGCCATCTTCGTCTTCAAGCTACCATTCATGATAGTATCCTTGATCAACTTCAACATTGACAAGGCCGTACCTTCGATTGACTTCAACGTTGCGTTTCCTGAGAATCCATCAGCAATCACAACATCAGCAGGTCCTTGCAAAACATCACGTGCTTCAACGTTTCCAACGAAGTTCAACAAGTTCTTGTCTGAACCGTAACGCAACAATTGGTGCGCTTCTTTGTGGACTTGGTCACCCTTGTCTTCTTCAGTTCCGTTGTTCAACAAACCAACACGTGGTTGGTCGTAGCCCAAGATTTCGTGAGCGTAGAATGAACCCAACACACCGTATTGGTACAAGTGAGCAGGACGGTTTTCAGCATTAGCACCCATGTCCATCATCACGAAGGCATCGTGAGGACCATCAAAGGCTGGCAAAGCCGTCATCAAAGCTGGACGATCAATTCCCTTGATACGACCAACGATAAAGATACCGGCTGCCAACAAAGCACCAGTGTTACCAGCTGAGAAGACAGCATCAGCATCACCATTCTTAACGGCTTGCGCAGCCAAAACCAATGAACTTTGCTTCTTACGACGAATTGACTTAACTGGCTCATCAGCCATGGCAATCACTTCATCAGCTTGGACCAACGTCAAACGCTCTTCGTTCTTAACGAAAGGCTTTACCTTATCCAATTGACCAAACAACAAAAACTCTGTGTCAGGCATTTGGTCACGTGCCAGTTCAACACCAGCAACGATTGCTTCAGGGGCGTTGTCACCACCCATTGCGTCAATGGCAATCTTAAACATCATTAAATCCCTCTCGAATTCAAAAAATAATAACTAAATAAATAAATGCTAGAACAAATCTAACACACTTTTAGGAGTGGGTAAAAGTAAAAGGCATATCTTTTTTAATCAAAATTACGATATCGCGCCATTGTTTCCGACAACATGTCAGCTAACGGTGCCAGTTCCGGATCTTTATCCCAATCAGGCTTAGAAACAATCTCAATTGCTTCCTCTTGCGCAACAGTCATCATCGCCAAATCCGCAACGGGATCACCGACACGGAATTCAGGCACACCAGATTGACGATTACCAAGAATATCACCGGCACCGCGAAGTTCCAAATCCTTTTGGGCGAGCACGAAACCATCAGTCGTTCCCACCATCGCTTCCATGCGATCAATCCCGTACTGCGTTTTGGGATCACTAATTAGGAACGTGTATGACTGACGGCTACCTCGTCCAACACGACCGCGCAGTTGGTGTAGTTGTGACAGGCCGAATCGGTCAGCGTCCAGAATCAGCATGACTGTTGAATTTGGCACGTCAACACCAACTTCGATAACCGTCGTTGAAACCAACACTTGGAATTCGTTCGCTTTAAAGGCGGCCATCACATCTTCTTTTTCTTGATTTGATAAACGACCATGTAGCAACCCAACCTTATACGTTGGCGCAAAGTACTCAGACAATTCGGCATAAACAGCCTCGGCATTTTGCACATCTAACGTTTCTGATTCCTCAATCAGCGGTGTGACAACATAAGCCTGGGCCCCTTCTTGCAGCTGTGACTTTATAAACGCGATGGTTTTCTCCATCTCGTTACTACGTAGCCAGTACGTCTTAATTTGCTTTCGACCGGCTGGTAATTGGTCAATGATAGAAACATCCATTTCACCATACGCGGTAATCGCCAGCGTTCGTGGAATTGGCGTCGCCGTCATTGCCAGAATATCTGGATTCATCCCGATTTCACGTAGCGTTGCACGTTGTTGTACACCAAAACGGTGTTGCTCATCGATAACCGCCAAGCCAAGATTTCTAAATGCGATGTCCGGTTGAATCAAAGCGTGGGTTCCAATCAAAATATCGATATCGCCATTTTCCAAATCTCCCAAAATTTGACGTCGGGCGGCAGCCTTAGTTGACCCTGTTAGCAGTTCGACGCGCACCTTTTCTGGATCGAAAAAGTTACCAATTGTTTTCGCGTGTTGTTGCGCCAAAATTTCGGTTGGCGCCATCAAAGTCGCTTGCATACCAGCGGTAATCGCCGCGTACATTGCCAACGCAGCCACGACTGTTTTACCAGAACCAACATCTCCTTGTAGCAAACGATTCATGTGAATTGGGCGCTTCATATCACGCACAATTTCATTCACCACACGCTTTTGAGCATCTGTCAGTTCAAATGGTAGCGTCGCAATAAACGCCTTTAGTTCATCGTTATTAAACGCAATCGCCCGGCCACGGTTATCGCGGTCCATTGACTTGATCACTTGCAAGCGCATCTGAAAGACAAAAAACTCCTCAAATGACGCACTGCGACGCGCCTCGGTCGCCACCTGACCATCAGTTGGCGCATGCATGCCAAATACCGTGTCATGATGATTCATGAGCTTATAGCGGGTGCGCAAATTGCTTGGCACAATATCCGTTCGCAGTAATTCGCCATACTTGCCTAAAGCTTGAATAATCAAATCCTTGATGGTCTTCGCCTTGATTTCCTTTGACGACGGATAAACGGCTTCCATTTCGTCATCGCCATTACGTGACATTAATTTGATACCAGATAGGCTTTGACGTGTTTTGTCATACGTGCCATGCACCGCAACTTCTTGGCCGATTTCAAGATTCTTACCAATCCAGGGTTGATTGAAAAACGACACCATGATTGTGTCATGTTCGACCGTCAAACGGAAGCTTGTGCGTGTCTTCTTATACCCGAAGCGATTAACCACGGGTGGCGATGTCACAACGCCTTTGAACGTTACTTTTTCGCCATCTTGCGTTTCGGCAGGCGTTTTCATCGCTAAGTCGTTATAGCGCATTGGATAGTAGCCGAGTAAGTCGTCGATTGTGAAGATGCCCAATTTATTCAGCGCTTGCACACGCTTTGGGCCAACACCATCAAGCTCATCAACTAAATCTAATAAACTAGCCATGCTTAACACCTTCCTTTCTGATGTACCATTATACCGCAAAATTAGGTTTTACTGAATATCGGGTTTGATTCGTGCGCAAACACAAAAAGACAGCAACCCAAGTATGTGAGTTGCTGTCTTAATTGTTATTAACGCTTAACTGACTTGATCGAAAGAATCAAGATACCACCGATCATGGCAAATACGAATGACATGATGAAGATAGCTGAGTAACCGAAGAATGAAATTACAACGGCTGCCAAAACTGGTGCCAATGCTTGCGTCACCGTGTTTCCTAGGTTGTAAACACCCAAGAAGAAGGCAACACGGTTGCGATCAGGCACAACTTCCAAGTTTAGCAAGTTATCCAATGAGTTCCAAAGTCCCATTCCCAAACCAGCCATCAAGGCGTAAATCATGATACCCATATCGTTGCGCAAGATGAACATTGCCAATGCACCAATTGCCAAGAAGATTGTTGAGAAACCAACTGGCAACTTCAACAACTTGAACTTGTCAGCAAATGGTCCAGCCAAGAATCCCATTGCAATACCGAAGACCAACATAATCAAGTTAATCAATTGAATTGATGATTGCGTTGCGCTAGTGCCCTTGTGCATGAAGTCCGTCATGATGTACAACAAGTACCCTGTGATGGCGAAGTTTCCAACACCTTGGAACAACTTACCCATCAAGGCCAAGTAGTAGTCACGACCAACACGCCAAGCTGGGAAAATTGCCAAAGCTTCCTTCAATGACTTCTTTTCTTCAACTTCTGGTGTAGCAGCCTCATCGTCCGCATCCAAGTTAGATGGCTCGCGAACGATTGCAGCAGCAATCAACGTTCCGATGAATGTGATAATTCCAAATACCACAAATCCCAAACGGAATGATCCCAACATCATGGCTCCGAAGATTGTGAATCCGTTGTTACCCAACGCCATTCCCAAACCACCGTAAGCTGATGATGCTGTGGCACGACCTGACTCAGGCGCCATGTCCAACCAAGCCACCATTGGTGCAACGATGAAGTTCAATGCAACTTGACCGAACATCCAAGCGGCCAACAACGTCCAGACGTTTGGTGCTAGTGATGACCCAATCATGGCTAGCATGAAAGCAAATGCACCCCCGACAAGCCATGGTGTACGACGCCCGAAGCGTGACTTCGTCTTGTCTGACAAGGCACCGGCAACCATGTTTGAAATCGCTGCGACAATCATCGCAAGCGTTGAAAACATCGCAACCAATTGCACCTTGTGCGCACTATCAAGTTGTTGCAACATCGCTGGCAAGAACAAACTTGACGCTACAATGTATGGGCCAAGCCAAGTCGCTGGTCCGATAATTAGTCCCGGCACCAATCGGCGCAATGGAATTTCTTTAATGTTCATAATAGTTTCCCCGTGGTAATGAATCTCCAAAATTGGTTTGTATTAGTTGTTTGTTACTGTGTAGTAGTCGAAATCAGCAAAGCTGTCGTGTTGGTGGGCGTCGACTGATCCAATAAAGTTGAACAATCCTGTAAAGCCACCAATTTCACCTGGCTCACCGTTAACACCTTCGTCAGATAAGTAAGCCACGTCGATGTCAGCTACCAATACCGTCCACTCTTCATTAGCGTTGCGACGGTATGAAATTGTTGCACGGCCGAAGTCGTAATGCATACGCAATTCAACGTGTCCCTCTGGCATTGGCACCTTGTTGAAGACGTATTCAACACGGTCGCCCAACTTAGCTTGCAACACGCTCAACGTCGTCGTACCAAGTGACTCTGACTTGTACAAACGTGCGTAGAACCAGTTGTTAGCATCATAGTACAATCCCAAACCAGCTGTTTCTGAATAGTGATCTGGTTGGAACGTTACGGCCGTTTCGACATCATAAACAAATGACGTTGCTCGCGTTGCCATAATGCTTGGTTGCATTTGTGAGAAGAATGAGTTGCCACCGTAGATACGCATGTGACCTGGGTTTTCTGTCGTGTTTACCCAAGCCGCCGTTTGATCACGGTAAGGCGTCATGAAGTGGTTATCAATCGTTTCTGAATCAAACGTTTCATTAATGTCTTCAGATGCCGTCTTCTCAAATTCAACACCAGTCATGCCTGGCACTTCCATCTTCGCCAAGTTTGATCCGTCAGCCATTTGCAACCAACCATCAGCCGTCCACGCCATCTTTTGCAATGACGTTTCACGACCCAATGGGTTCAACGTTGTATCTGGCAAAGGACGTGACATCAAGTGTGCGATGTACCATTCACCAGTTTGCGTTTGAACCAATGACCCGTGCCCAGCCTTTTGCATCACTGAGTTAGGGTTGTACATTTGGAATTGACCGGCATCTGGGTCGCCCAATGAGAACAAGTGTTGTGGTGAAGACGTAATGATTGGCTCACCAGATGGGTGTGCCTCATATGGTCCGAAGACATTCTTTGAACGCCCGATTTCAACACCGTGACCGTAACCAGTTCCACCAGCAGCAATCAACAAGTAGTAGTAATCGTCGCGCTTGTAAATTTGTGGTGCTTCAGCAGCGCCACGTGTTGTGAAGCCTTGCGTCACACGGTGCCAATCACCAATAATACCACCATTCTCAAGATCAACTTCAGCAATCACAATGTGACCTGGTGCTTGATAACCAGTACGTGACTCCCATTCCAAAATTGAAACGTAGTGCTTGCCATCTTCATCATGGAAGATGGCTGGGTCAAATCCAATTGACGTTAGGTAAATTGGCTCTGACCATGGACCACGGATATCAGTTGCCCACATCGCGTATGAGTCTGAGTTGAACTCGCGACCAGCCATGTTCAACATGTGTGAGTAAGCCAACCAGTAACGGCCAGTTGCTTCATCGTAAGACAAGTGTGGTGCCCAAATACCTGCTGGTGTGTTTGTTCCTTGCAAGTTAATTTCACCATTCTTCAACACTTGGTCAATCAACGTCCAATTTGCCAAGTCCGTTGACTCGAAAATTTGAACACCTGGTGTCCAGTGGAAAGTTGACGTTGCAATGTAGAACGTCTCACCTACGCGGATGATTGATGGATCTGGTGCCATTCCTGGAATTACTGGATTATGAATCATTGTCATTTTTATATTCCCCTTTGGGCTATCTCTTCATTCGTTATTACTCAATAAGAGTACAATGTAAGCGGATACATTGACAATGCATTTTAAGTCGTTGGTTAAAAAGATACCTTTCAAAGGTGAGAATTGTAACCTTTTTGACCTGTTTTTACGCTGGTTATTAAGTAATAATAAGGATATGACAACAAAAACTTATCACGAGACTGTCCAACACAACCCTGATGTTGGGGTCCGATTTTACTATTCAAAAATGGATGAACCCGGCTTGGTGCCTTTTCACTGGCACCGTAGTCTAGAAATTATTTATGTAATTCATGGTGAGCTGACGTTTACGTTGAACCATGCGATGACCCAAATTTCCGATGGCCAATTTATCGTCGTGCCATCTGGGGCAATTCACGCTGTCAGCAATACGCCGAACGAAGCCTATGTACTCCAAATTCCAATCGACTTCATCAAGAATTATTGGCCTGATCCAGAAAACACAACTTTCAATCTAGATCTGGCTGATTCGGATTATCAAAAAATTGCCGACTACTTTCCAGTCTTAGGCGATATCTACGACACAAAAATTCCAGGTTATCCGTTTATCTTTCAAGCAACGATTTTGCAAATGCTATTCGCACTCTTTACGACGTTTTCCGAACCTGTTACAACACCCGAAACGAAAACGGATCACCTGAAGGAAGTACTGAGTTATATCAATGACCATTACGCCGAACAGCTACCCATCAGTGAACTCGCAGACATGTTTTCATATAATCCAAATTATTTAAGCCGATTATTTAAACAAGAAATCGCCTTGTCGCCGGTGCAATATATC harbors:
- the acpP gene encoding acyl carrier protein, translated to MERQEIMDKVIELVADHFELDPAKVTGELNFLTDIDADSIDFVELVLEMEDEFGAEISDEDAEKLITINDTVDYIAARV
- the plsX gene encoding phosphate acyltransferase PlsX, yielding MFKIAIDAMGGDNAPEAIVAGVELARDQMPDTEFLLFGQLDKVKPFVKNEERLTLVQADEVIAMADEPVKSIRRKKQSSLVLAAQAVKNGDADAVFSAGNTGALLAAGIFIVGRIKGIDRPALMTALPAFDGPHDAFVMMDMGANAENRPAHLYQYGVLGSFYAHEILGYDQPRVGLLNNGTEEDKGDQVHKEAHQLLRYGSDKNLLNFVGNVEARDVLQGPADVVIADGFSGNATLKSIEGTALSMLKLIKDTIMNGSLKTKMAGAMLKPALKGIQSRLDYSQHGGAVVIGVNAPVVKTHGSAGPDAVANTMKQIHTMLEADLVGKVQQFVADHKEDLSARPENEVDGSAE
- the ftsY gene encoding signal recognition particle-docking protein FtsY, which codes for MGLFDFFKKKPETPTVKVEVLYPNTWENGEAPAEPTSLAAEVLQPTAGQAVEIVMPTHEEVAPVVAEPEAETETVEPVVEPEAEVVAESEAPVAEVTSETNLDEGLTKTRKTWSERWNAFMANFRSVDEDFFEDLEETLIGADVGAATALQLTDELRDEVKLKNAKSKADISRVIVDKLVEHYRSQGVNEDASMHFAPEGPTVILFVGVNGVGKTTTIGKMSARYKAEGKKVLLAAADTFRAGATQQLQAWGERNDIPVVAGEPNADPASVVYDGVKTAIETNADVLFVDTAGRLQNNVNLMQELAKMKRIITRELPNEPQEVLLALDATTGQNALQQARLFKDSTDVTGIVLTKLDGTAKGGIILPIRNELHLPVKWVGLGEQVGDLQPFDADDFAKSLFGSLLEDEK
- the smc gene encoding chromosome segregation protein SMC, with the translated sequence MKLKTLEIGGFKSFADRTKIEFMPGITGVVGPNGSGKSNIIESIRWVMGEQSAKGLRGDKMSDVIFGGTAQRAPLNRAEVSITFDNTDHYLNSEYSEIRITRTLYRNGDSRYQINGTTVRLKDIHELFMDSGLGRESFSIISQGRVESIFSAKPEDRRTIIEDVAGVYKYKQNKDKAEKELTGVQENLNRVQDILYELEGRVEPLAEQSAKAQDYLETKKQFDKLDQSRLVLELTDWYNEQTEIARELAGAEQASDEQAKVVKQQTDSLTAMKDERTQAETARQEAQDKLLALTTAVEQLSGEQKLQAERSANRSNATRELKAQIAQVESRLADLKVTEATRQKKVASQKESADELRLQITELTASHPRQQEAAVSEEIEQVRANLVDAMQALTTAKNQQSYLAQEHERNDAESARLQQRSTLLDEQIATATANVKTAQAEVDEATTVLADAQAEFVRLQTAGKELEAKSQAQRQEWFSKMEEDQRLSTRLQSLSRLSENYDGYFQGVRNLMKAKDNFQGIHGVLAELISVEAPHQTAIETALGGALQNVVVTDEQVGKQAIRYLTEHRLGRVTFLPLSTIRSRELQQGQIETAQNQPGFIGIAADLVKTDVTYNTVVKNLLGTTVIANSMDEAVPMARALQQRVRIVTLDGQVMNAGGSMTGGANRNQGNGLLSQQNEVETLTAQVATLHDETAVLERQVREIDAELQNVTASFNEQQAKVLAANERAQQATAKLQVAEERLAQVQKEKTALSYEFNVSSSGTADHETMVAENASEVTNLTAKQAKLQAQLTELTDERTELLARISDADTELTELRAELATAQANVQAAQVRHEDIVEQIEAEQARLNNYQQQMTDLTSDQSDVQQRLSSELATANADKDATTNLLAELTERLADLNDRINVAEGMLVQAQEAQTDAMSTLSKLSGRQGELRAAIQNGERTLEETYDTSFEFAKAEMSDMPIDSIRTQLKLLKQGLAEIGNVNLNAIEEYAEVKERYDFLTQQQTDLIDAQDNLRQTMSEMDEEVETRFKETFDAIAAHFSEIFVKMFGGGQAKLELTDPEHLLTTGVDIKAQPPGKKFQQMSLLSGGEKALTAISLLFAILEVRPVPFAVLDETEAALDEANVDRFARYLHEVNDRTQFIVITHRKGTMTNADVLYGVTMQEPGVSTMVSVNLQELDNTLAEN
- the rnc gene encoding ribonuclease III, coding for MFKQLQAELALAHNIHFNDVSLLEEALTQANYINEHPNYTGRDYQRLEFLGDAVMQQSTAVYLFKRYPDWDEGRLTELRISMVQTRAFAALSRELHLDQYVQLGRGEELSGARNRDSLLEDLWEAFIGALYLDQGQEVVMNFLGEIMFTKIDEGFYDQFVDYKSKLQEHLQRHGSVKIAYTKLSERPVENNEQIFTVEVSVNEQALATGEGKSTKEAEKAAARAAYQTLTKN